Proteins encoded within one genomic window of Glycine soja cultivar W05 chromosome 1, ASM419377v2, whole genome shotgun sequence:
- the LOC114418759 gene encoding protein TRI1-like has translation MAPARVFGAIAGRAFMAAAAKSAAKKKPAPSSGAAAKAAVKKTAAPRTTNSGIQKVVPVSSELGDFLGAPQVSRTEAVKKVWAYIKLQNLQNPANKKEIFCDEKLKTIFEGKDKVGFTEIAKLLSNHFVKSV, from the exons ATGGCACCAGCTAGGGTTTTCGGGGCAATCGCCGGCAGAGCGTTCATGGCGGCGGCGGCGAAGAGCGCGGCGAAGAAGAAACCCGCTCCGTCCAGCGGAGCCGCTGCGAAAGCCGCTGTGAAGAAGACGGCCGCGCCCAGGACCACCAACTCCGGCATACAGAAGGTGGTTCCGGTGTCTTCCGAGCTCGGAGACTTCCTCGGCGCTCCTCAAGTGTCCCGAACCGAAGCCGTCAAGAAAGTCTGGGCCTACATCAAGCTGCAGAATCTTCAG AATCCAGCAAATAAGAAGGAGATCTTTTGTGATGAGAAGCTGAAGACCATTTTTGAGGGGAAAGATAAGGTTGGGTTCACAGAGATTGCTAAATTGCTGTCTAACCATTTTGTGAAATCAGTCTGA